Proteins co-encoded in one Dendropsophus ebraccatus isolate aDenEbr1 chromosome 9, aDenEbr1.pat, whole genome shotgun sequence genomic window:
- the LOC138801563 gene encoding sulfotransferase 1 family member D1-like produces the protein MDTAFYRPPLRLVGSMPIIGPFADNWENVEQFQFREDDLLISTYPKSGTTWVSKIVDLILNKGDMEESQKAAIFERVPFLECSGPGVPSATEILNKLDFPRVIKTHLAVEVLPQSFWDKKFKIIYVARNAKDVAVSYYHFYRMAYGHPDPGTWDEFLNSYMEGNVAFGRWSTHVKNWWKIRQQKDILYLFYEDMLEDPRREMEKVLKFMEREISDEVMEKILNHTSFQAMKNNPMDNYSTFPFMDHSISPFMRKGIFGDWKNHFTVSQNEKFDEYYRQEMADTDLTFRM, from the exons ATGGACA CTGCATTTTATCGCCCCCCTTTAAGACTGGTGGGGAGCATGCCTATTATTGGACCCTTCGCTGATAACTGGGAGAATGTGGAGCAATTCCAGTTCAGAGAAGATGATCTGCTGATTTCTACATATCCAAAATCAG GTACAACTTGGGTGAGTAAGATTGTGGATCTCATCCTAAACAAAGGAGACATGGAAGAAAGCCAGAAAGCAGCCATTTTTGAGCGGGTTCCTTTTCTGGAGTGCTCAGGTCCAGGTGTACCTTCAG CAACAGAGATCCTCAACAAACTAGACTTCCCGAGGGTGATCAAAACCCATCTCGCAGTAGAGGTTCTTCCTCAGAGTTTCTGGGACAAGAAATTCAAG ATCATCTACGTGGCCAGAAATGCAAAGGATGTGGCCGTGTCATACTATCACTTCTATAGAATGGCATATGGGCATCCTGATCCAGGAACATGGGATGAGTTTCTGAACAGCTACATGGAGGGGAATG TTGCGTTTGGGCGCTGGAGCACTCATGTGAAAAACTGGTGGAAGATAAGGCAGCAAAAAGATATCTTGTACCTGTTTTACGAGGACATGCTTGAA GATCCAAGGCGCGAGATGGAAAAAGTACTGAAGTTCATGGAAAGGGAAATATCTGATGAAGTTATGGAGAAGATTCTCAATCACACGTCCTTTCAGGCCATGAAGAACAACCCCATGGACAATTATAGCACCTTCCCATTCATGGATCATTCCATCTCACCATTTATGAGAAAAG GAATCTTTGGAGACTGGAAGAATCACTTCACGGTTTCTCAAAATGAGAAGTTTGATGAATATTATCGCCAAGAGATGGCAGATACTGACTTGACCTTCCGTATGTAG